One Streptomyces sp. CG4 genomic window, CCGGCGAACGGACGGCCGAAAACGGACGGCCGCACAAGAGTGCCGGAGCCCCACGAGGACCGGCCGGGGCGACGACCAGCCGGCACCGCCCCGGCCCCTCGGCCGGCATCGCCCGCCCCTCAGCCGCCCCGGCCGCCCGGGCCGCCCCGGTCGGAGCCGCCCTGGCCGCTCAGTCGAAGGCGCCCCGCCGCTCAGCCGGCCTTCGCCTGTTCGCCTTCGTCTCCGTACAGGACCCGGGTCACCGACTCGTACGTCACGCCGTGGTCGGCCAGCACCTCGGCCGGCACGCCCGGCAGGACGGTGAGCGCCAGTAGTAGGTGCTCGTCACCGATGTGACGGTCGCGGCGGGCGAGGGCAACCCGCAGGGACTTCTCCAAGACGTCCTTCGCGCCCCGGCTGAAGCTCGGCCGGCGCCCCGACCAGCCGCCTCCGTCCTTCCGGTCGCCGGACATCGCCCCGACGCCGTGCACCTCCTCCACCCGTGCCACGATCTCCGACACGTCGATGCCCAGCCCGGCCAGGGCGTCCGCGTCGGCCCGGGTCAGCCCGGCGTGCCGCCGCGCCTGGGACAAGGCGCCCCGTACCGACTCCCGGCGCTCCGCGAGCCCGAGCGCGGCCAGGGCGAAGGACGCGCGGCTGCCCTCACGCTCCAGAAGGGCGAGCAGCAGATGCTCGGCATCGATCGTCCGGGCTCCGGTGCGCCGGCCGTCCATGACCGCGCCCTGCACGACCTCACGCGCATCCTTGGTGAAGCGTTCGAACATCATTGCCTCCCGTACTTCTTGTGCACGGCCTGCCTACTGACACCCAGCTCCGCGGCGATCTCCTGCCACGACCAGCCCTGATTGCGCGCACTGCGCACCTGTACCGCCTCCAGCTGCTCCAGCAGCCTGCGCAGCGCGGCGACGGCCCGCAGTCCGACCCGCGGATCACGATCACCGGCACGCTGTGCCAGCTCGGTTGCCTCGCTCATGATGTCAACCTACGTTGACGCGACACCCCATGTCAACCAACGTTGACATCCTCGGCGTGCGAAGGGGCGGGCCCGGACACCCGAACCCGCCCCACGACACCCCTCGCGCAGGAACTGCGGGAGGGCGGACACCTCAGGAGTTGGCGAGCACGATCTTCCCGAACTGCTCCCCGGACGCGAGCCGTTCGAAGCCCTCGCGGGCCCGGTCCAGCGGCAGCTCCTCGTCGATGACGGGCCGCACCCCGGTCGCGGCGCAGAAGGAGAGCAGGTCCTCCAGCTCCTCCTTGGTGCCCATGGTGGAGCCCACGACCTTCAGCTCCAGGAAGAAGATCCGGGTCAGCTCGGCATGCGAGGGCCGGTCCCCGCTGGTGGCACCGGAGATGACGATCGTGCCGCCCGGCCGCAGCGACTTCACCGAGTGGGACCAGGTGGCCGCGCCCACGGTCTCGATGACGGCGTCCACCCGCTGCGGCAGCCGCGCCCCGGACTCCACGGCCTCCACGGCCCCCAGCTCCAGGGCCCGCTTCCGCTTCGCCTCGTCCCGGCTGGTGGCGAAGACCCTGAGCCCCGCCGCCTTGCCGAGCACGATCGCGGCCGTGGCGACCCCGCCGCCCGCGCCCTGCACGAGGACCGAGTCCCCGGGCCGTACCCCGGCGTTGGTGAACAGCATCCGGTACGCCGTCAGCCAGGCCGTCGGCAGACAGGCGGCCTCGGCGAAGGACAGTTCCCTGGGCTTGGGCAGGACGTTCCAGGTCGGCACGGCCACCTGCTCGGCGAAGGTGCCCTGGTAGCGCTCGGTGAGGATGGAGCGCGGCTCGTCCGGGCCGACGCCGTGGCCGGTCTGGCCGATGACGGAGTGCAGGACGACCTCGTTGCCGTCCGCATCGACCCCGGCGGCGTCGCAGCCGAGGATCATCGGCAGCCGGTCCTCCGGGAGGCCGACGCCGCGCAGGGACCAGAGGTCGTGATGGTTGAGGGAAGCGGCCCGCACATTGATCGTGCTCCAGCCGGGACGGGCCTCGGGAGCCGGTCGCTCCCCCAACTCAAGGCCGGTGAGCGGCTGGTCGCGGTCGATTCGGGCGGCGTAGACAGCGAACATGCTGCCGACGATAGGTGCGCCGTGCAGCCGACGGAACCGGACCGCCCTGTGACACATGCCCTCTTGTGCAACGGCACCCATGCAGCGCAGCAAGGGCACCCGTGCGACACAGGCCCGCGCCGACCCCAGGAAATGAAATGGCCCCGCCCAAACGGACGGGGCCACTCCACGCAACGTCAGCGACGAGCGACGCCCTCGGCACGAGCAGCAGCCGCAACCGCCGCCGTGACAGCCGGAGCGACCCGCTCGTCGAACGGCGACGGAATCACATAGTCGGCGGCGAGGTCGTCCCCCACCACCGCGGCCAGCGCCTCCGCCGCAGCGATCTTCATCCCCTCGGTGATCCGGGAGGCCCGCACCTGCAGCGCGCCCGCGAAGATGCCCGGGAACGCCAGCACGTTGTTGATCTGGTTCGGGAAGTCGGACCGCCCGGTCGCGACGACCGCCGCGTACTTGTGCGCGACGTCCGGGTGCACCTCGGGGTTCGGGTTGGCCATCGCGAACACGAAGGCGCCCTCCGCCATGGAGGCCACGGCCTCCTCCGGGACCGTACCGCCGGAGACGCCGATGAAGACGTCGGCGCCCGCGAGCGCGGCCTCCAGCGAGCCGCTGAGGCCGGCCTTGTTGGTGAAGCCCGCGAGCTCCCGCTTGACCGGGGTGAGGTCCTCCCGGTCGGCCGAGACGACGCCCTTGCGGTCCGTCACCGCCACGTCCCCGATGCCGGCCCCGATCAGCATCTTGGCGATGGCGACACCGGCCGCGCCGGCGCCCGAGATGACGGCCCGCAGCTGCCCGATCTCGCGTCCGCTGAGCCGCGCCGCGTTCCGCAGCGCCGCGAGCGTCACGACGGCCGTACCGTGCTGGTCGTCATGGAAGACCGGGATGTCGAGGCGCTCCTGCAGCCGGCGCTCGATCTCGAAGCACCGGGGCGCCGAGATGTCCTCCAGGTTCACTCCGCCGAAGGACGGGGCGAGCCGGACGACGGTCTCGACGATGTCGTCCACATCGGTGCAGTCGAGCGCGATCGGGACCGCGTCGACGCCGCCGAACTGCTTGAACAGGATCGCCTTGCCCTCCATCACCGGGAGGGAGGCCTCGGGACCGATGTCCCCGAGTCCGAGCACGGCCGTACCGTCGGTCACGACGGCGACCACCGACGACTTCCACGTGTAGTCGTTGACGAGCTCCGGCTGTTCCGCGATCGCGGTGCACACGCGCGCGACGCCGGGCGTGTACGCGAGGGAAAGGTCGTCCTTGTCGCGGACCGGCACGGTGGCCTGCACGGCCATCTTGCCGCCGCGGTGCAGCGCGAACACGGGATCGAAGGAATCGAGGGGCTCGGCCCCGCTGTCCTGGTCCGCTTTGCCGTCGCTGCGAGGATTGACGATCTCCGCTGCCACTTTGTATTACCCCTTAGGTATGCATGGTTTGAGGGTCGACCACTCCTGGTGAGGGGTGGGCGGGCACCGCGCAAGGCCCGAATGCCGATACGTACGGACACGTACGAGCACTTGCACGACGGGCGCGCCGCACACGCGCCCTGAGCCCCGGATGAGGGGTGTAAAGAACCTTCTTACCGGACGGACGGTGCCCACGACGAGTCCATTAGGTGCAAGGTCACATCTCGGAACCACAAAGCCACAGAGAGATGACACGCGGCTGACAACCGCGAGGAGCGCCCGAAGCCGCTGGTACGCGGACACAAGCGCCGACCACATCGTGAGACGCGCTGAAGGTTTTCCGGCCGGATGGCTGGATTCCCGCAGATGGTTCGGTGGCCAAGGGCCAAGGATGTACCGACCTGATGCGGTTCGGGGGTGACCCGTTATGTGATTTTGACATGGCGACGCCCCTGATTGGTGCAGTCCGAATGGCAAGATGCCGTAAACCCCACGAGGTCGCGACACCCGAAGGTGTGTGTTCTCGTCGACCCCATCGGCACCTCTTTCCATCCGCCGGAGGAACCACGATGACGACCGCAAGCCCCACCCGTCGTACGACCGCCGCACGCTCCCGTCTGGCAGCGGCCGGTGCGATAGCGGTCGCGGGCGCGCTGCTGCTCACCGGCTGCGGTGACCAGACCAAGGACAAGAGCAAGGACTCCGGCAGCGTCGGCAGCGCCCCGCTGGCCGCCAAGCTCCCCAAGGACATCAGGGACAAGGGCAAGATAGAGGTCGGTTCGGACATCGCGTACGCCCCGGTGGAGTTCAAGGACTCCGCCGGCAAGGCCGTCGGCCTGGACCCGGACCTCGCCGCGGCCGTCGGCAAGCAGCTCGGCGTCACGCTGGAGTTCCAGAACGGCACCTTCGACGCCCTGCTCACCGGTCTGCGCTCGGGCCGCTACGACATCGCGATGTCGGCGATGACGGACAACAAGAACCGCCAGCAGGGTGTCGACCCGGACACGGGCAAGAAGGTCGGCGAGGGCGTCGACTTCGTCGACTACCTGACCGCCGGTGTCTCGATCTACACCCGCAAGGGCGACACCCAGGGCATCAACGGCTGGTCGGACCTGTGCGGCAAGAAGATCGCCGTCGAGCGCGGCACCGTCTCGAACGACCTGGCCAAGGCGGAGGCCAAGAAGTGCCCGAGCGGCAAGAAGCTCACCATCGAGCCGTTCGACGACGACCAGCAGTCCCAGACCCGGCTGCGCTCGGGCGGTGTGGACGCCGCCTCCTCCGACTTCCCGGTCGCCGCGTACGCCGTGAAGACCTCCGGCGGCGGCAAGGACTTCCAGATGGCCGGCCAGCAGGTCGAGGCGGCCCCGTACGGCATCGCCGTGGCCAAGAAGGACACCCAGCTGCGTGACGCGCTGCAGGCGGCGGTGAACGCGATCATCAAGAGCGGCGAGTACCAGAAGATCCTCGAGAAGTGGGGCGCCCAGGACGGCGCCGTCAAGGAGTCCGTGATCAACGGCGGCAAGTGACCCGCGGAAGCAACCCGAGCAGAAGCGGCCACGAGAGGCAACACCCGTGACTCACATAGAGAAGACGGCCGGAGACGACCCCGGCCCCGGGGAGAACTCCGCGGAGGGCTCCACTTCCGCCGCGGGCCCGGAGGCCATCAAGGCCGTCCCGGTGCGGCACTACGGGCGGTACGTCTCCGCCCTCATCGCCCTCGCGATCCTCGTCGCGATCATCTACGCGTTCAGCCAAGGCAAGATCAACTGGCACGCGGTACCGGACTACTTCTTCGACGACCGGATCATGACCGGTGTCGGCAAGACCCTGCTGCTGACGGTCCTGTCGATGGTGATCGGCATCGTCCTCGGCATCATCCTCGCGATCATGCGGCTGTCGAAGAACCCGGTGACCTCGTCCATCGCCTGGTTCTACATCTGGTTCTTCCGCGGCACGCCGGTCCTGGTCCAGCTGTTCCTGTGGTTCAACCTGGGCCTGGTCTTCGAGTACATCAACCTGATGCCGATCTACAAGGACTACTGGTCGAACTTCATGACGCCGTTGCTGACGGCGCTGCTCGGCCTGGGTCTGAACGAGGCGGCGTACATGGCCGAGATCTGCCGGGCGGGCCTGCTCGCGGTGGACGAGGGCCAGACCGAGGCGGCCCACGCGCTCGGCATGAGCCACGGCAAGACGCTGCGCCGGGTGATCATCCCGCAGGCGATGCGCGTGATCGTGCCGCCGACGGGCAACGAGGTCATCAACATGCTGAAGACGACCTCCCTGGTGGCGGCCGTCCAGTACCCCGAGCTGTTCCGCTACGCCCAGGACATCGGCCAGAACTCCGGTGCCCCGGTGGAGATGTACTTCCTCGCCGCTGCCTGGTACCTGATCATGACGTCCGTCCTGAGCGTCGGCCAGTACTACATCGAGCGCTACTACGCCCGCGGTTCCAGCCGCCAGCTGCCGCCGACCCCGTGGCAGAAGGTGAAGGCCGGCATGTTCTCCCTGGGCCGGCCGAAGGGAGCGGTGAGCGCATGACCGACAAGCCGAGCAAGACGACCGAGGACGCCCCGCGGAAGGCGACCGTCCCGATGGTCAGGGCGCAGGGCGTGCACAAGTCCTTCGGCCATGTCGAGGTGCTCAAGGGCATCGATCTGGAGGTCAGGCCGGGCGAGGTGTTCTGCCTCATCGGCCCCTCCGGCTCGGGCAAGTCGACCTTCCTGCGGTGCATCAACCACCTTGAGAAGATCAACGCCGGCCGGCTGTACGTAGACGGCGAGCTGGTCGGCTACCGGCAAAAGGGCGACAAGCTGTACGAGTTGAAGGACAGCGAGGTCGCGCGCAAGCGCCGGGACATCGGCATGGTCTTCCAGCGCTTCAACCTGTTCCCGCACATGACGGCCGTCGAGAACGTCATGGAGGCGCCGGTCCAGGTCAAGGGCGTGAGCAAGGCGCAGGCCCGGGAGCGGGCGCTGCAGCTGCTGGAGCGCGTGGGGCTGGCCGACCGGGCCGGGTACTACCCCTCGCAGCTCTCCGGCGGCCAGCAGCAGCGGGTGGCCATCGCGCGGGCGCTGGCGATGGACCCGAAGCTGATGCTGTTCGACGAGCCGACCTCGGCCCTGGACCCGGAGCTGGTCGGTGACGTCCTGGACGTCATGCGGGACCTCGCCGAGTCCGGTATGACCATGGTGGTCGTCACCCACGAGATGGGCTTCGCCCGCGAGGTGGGCGACAGCCTGGTGTTCATGGACGAGGGCGTGGTGGTCGAATCGGGCCATCCGCGCGACGTCCTGACGAACCCGCAGCACGAGCGGACGCAGTCGTTCCTGTCGAAGGTTCTCTGACCGCGTGCCGGCGCGGGGCGGTACAGCCATCCGTACCGCCCCTTACGGCCGCTTCGCCTACTTCACCGCGAGCAGCAGCGTGTCCGACGGGGAGCACCACACCGGCCGTGCCTCCCCGAACCCCTTCTCGCGCAGCACACGCGCGTGCCACGCCGCCGAGGGCATGTCCCCGTCGGCGTGCTCGCCGTAGATCTCGAACCGCCGGGCGGTCGGCTCGGCGAGCACGGGGTCCTCGGCGGCGACCTGCCACCACTCCGCCCAGTCCAGGGCGCCGTCCCGGCTGGCCTGATCCATGCGCGCGTGCCGCTGTGCGCGTTCGGCCGCGTTGATCCGGGGCGTGCTGTCGTCGATCATGTGGTCCGCGTTCATGAAGACACCGCCGTCGCGGACCAGCTCCGCGACCTGACCGTAGAGGGCCGCGAGGGGTTCGCTGTGCAGCCAGTGCAGGGCCGTGGCGGTCAGGACGCAGTCGTAGGAGTCGTACGACAGCCGCGCCCGCCAGTCGGGGTCCTTGAGGTCGGCGGTGACGAAGGAGACGCGGTCGTCGCCCTCGAAGGTGCCGCGCGCGATGGTCAGCAGGGCCGGGTCGAGGTCGACGCCGGTGCTGGTGGCCTGCGGGAAGCGGTGGAGCAGCCGGTCGGTGATGCTGCCGGTGCCGCAGGCGAGGTCGAGGACGCGCGGGGCGGTCCCGACGAGCGCCTCGACCATGTCGAGCATGATCTCGAAGCGCTGCTCGCGGTCCGGCATGTACCACTCCTGCTGCCGGTCCCAGCTCTCCTGCCAGGCCGCCCAGTCGGTTCCGGTACTCGTGGTCATGGAACCCCGTCTCCCCTCATGATGCGTAATACCCTGAATGCACGACCGTCTGTTACCCGACCGCTGACACGACCATAAAGCGCCCTCGTAAGGACTACAAGTGGAACTGGCCTATTACTCGGATTACGCCGTCCGTCTCGTCAACAGCGAGGAGCCGGCCCGGGGCAAGGACTCGCTGACCTCGGTCGAGGCCGTCCGCGACCTCTTCGGCGCCAACTCCTCCGCGGCCCGGCGCGCCACCGACGCCGACGTCACCCGCTTCCGCTCGGTACGGGGCAGGCTGCGCGCGGTCTTCGAGGCGGCCGACACGGCCGACGAGACCCTGGCCGTGGACCTGCTGAACTCACTCCTGCTGGAGTTCCCGGTGTCGCCGCAGATCTCCGGCCACGACTTCCGCGACGAGGACGGCCGCCCGCTGTGGCACATGCACCTGGCCGACCACCCGTCGAACGCGACGGCCGGCTACGCGGCGATCGCGGCCATGGGCCTCGCCTTCCACCTCACCGAGTACGGCGTCGACCGCCTCGGCCTGTGCGAGGCAGCCCCCTGCCGCAACGCCTACCTCGACACCTCCACCAACCGCTCCCGGCGCTACTGTTCGGACCGCTGCGCGACCCGCGCCAACGTGGCCGCCTACCGGGCCCGCAAGCGCCTGGAGGCCGACCGGTCGGGCAACAGCGGCCTCGCGGCCGAGAGCGCCCAGCACACCAGCGCGAGCGGCGAGCGCTGACCGGCGGGGAGCGGCCGGAACCGAAAGCGCGCCTTGCCCAGCATCAACTCGTCCGGTACGACCCCGTAGTCCGTGCTGTCCCCGCCCGCGTAGGGGTTGTCCCCGAGCACCCACCAGCCGCCGTCGCGCCGCTCCACGGCACGCTTGACGACCAGCAGGTCCTGCTGGAAGGGATGACGCAGGACGACGACGTCCCCCGGCCTGACCGAGGCCCCGTACCGCACCAGCAGCCGGTCCCCGTGTCGGAGCGTGGGCACCATCGACGGCCCGGTCACTTCCGCCACTCCGAAGGGCGCCACAGCCCTCCCCCGCTCGGTCTCCTGTGACAGCTCCGGCATCCCGGCACCTCCCCGGTCCGTTCCTCCACCAGTCTCAGTCTGACCCTGGACTTTTGTCCTAAGCCCTAGGGGGCACCCGAGAAATCGCCTTCCTCAGGGAGTAATGTCGCACCTGAGAAGACGATCACGAGGAAGGAATGCTCCATGCTTTCCCGCCTGTTTGCCCCCAAGGTCAAGGTCAGCGCCCACTGCGACCTGCCCTGCGGCGTGTACGACCCGGCCCAGGCCCGCATCGAGGCGGAGTCGGTGAAGGCCGTCCAGGAGAAGATGGCCGGCAATGACGACCCCCACTTCCAGGCACGCGCCACCGTCATCAAGGAGCAGCGCGCGGAGCTCGCGAAGCACCACGTCTCCGTGCTCTGGAGCGACTACTTCAAGCCCCCGCACTTCGAGAAGTACCCGGAGCTGCACCAGCTGGTCAACGACACCCTGAAGGCCCTCTCGGCCGCCAAGGCGTCCACCGACCCGGCGACGGGCCAGAAGGCGCTGGACTACATCGCCCAGATCGACAAGATCTTCTGGGAGACCAAGAAGGCTTGATCTTGATTCACGCCTTCTGACCTGCGGTTTCTTTGATTGCAGTGTCTACCTGTCCGCACCCGGTCCGCAGGCCGCCGAGCACGGCGTCCATGACGGATCGGGTGCGGTCCTCTTCGCCCGGCCACAGGTGGGCGTAGATCCGCAGCGTGATGACTGCGGACGCGTGACCGAGGACGAGCTGGACCTGCTTGACGCTCGCGCCGCCGGCGATGAGGGCGGAGGCGAAGAAGTGGCGCAGGTCGTGGGTCACCATGTGGGACAGCTCGACGGGCTTACGCCCCTCGCGCTCGGCTGCCTCGTTCTCCGCCGCCTGGAGCGCCCTGCGGGCGCAGTTCCACTCCGTTTTCCAACGGCGATAGTTGAGGGGCTCGCCCTCCTCCATCGTGAACAGCCACTCCTTGGAGGAGCGTGCGGCGAGGTGTTCGAGGAGGGCGTCGGTGACGACCTCGCCGACCGGGACGGTGCGACGGGACTTGGCGGTCTTCGGCGGACCGATCTTCCCCGACTGGAGGCGCTGCCGCTCGACTCGGATGGCGCCGGCCTTGAAGTCGACGTCCGACACCTTGAGGCCGAGCAGCTCGCCTATGCGCAAGCCCGATCCGGCAAGTGTCACGATTGCTGCCCGGATGTACGGCGGCATCACGCGGGCCATGGCCTCGACCTGCGCGACCGTGGGCGGGGTGACCTCTTCGTCCGGCACGGGCGGGAGGGTGATCCGGCGGCACGGGCTGGCCGGGATGACCTTGTCCTCGACGGCCGCGGTCATGACGCGCACTAGGACGTCGTAGACGTTGCGCACGCTGCCGGGGCCGAGCAGTTCGGACAGGGCCTTGAACAGCACCTGTATGTCGTTGCGGCGTATCGCCGCCATGGCGCGGGAGCCGAGCGCCGGGACCAGGTGCAGCCGTAGCGCGTTGTCGGTGATGCGCTCGGCCGCCTCGCTGACGATGAGCGACTCTTCCCATTTCTCCGCGTACTTCTGGAACGAGATCTTTCCGGCGCGCGGGTCGACGTAGAGGCCCGTGACCATGCTGGTCGTCACCTCGTCGAGCCAGCGCTGGGCGTCGATCTTGCGGTCGAAGTGGCGGGCGTGCTCCTTGCCGTCGAGGTCGCGGTAGCGGCCCCGCCATTTGCCGTTGGGGCGCTTCTGGATGTTGGCCAAGCCGGTTCTCCTTCAGGTTGGTTACTGGTGGTAGTAGCCGCCACCCTCGATGTACTCAGTAAGGGCTCGGGCGTCGCGCTCTTCACCCATGAGGCGAAGGCACTGCTCGTGGATGGCTCGCGAGCCATCAGGGTGGGCCTCGATGTACTCGGCAGTCGCGACCACCGCCCGATGGAGGCGGTCCTGGGCGTCACGGGACTCGTAGAACGCCTCGACGGCCTCCTGGACGAGGCGCCGCCCCTCAAGGTCGATGCCCTCCAGCGGCGGGGACATCAGCTCTTCGAGGGGCAGCTCGAAGACTCTGGCGAAGCCGAGGGCTTCATCGACATTGATGCGGCGCCGCGGGTTGCCGTTTTCGATCCGCCAGACCGCCGTCTGGTTCATCCGGACGCCGGCCTTGGTGACCCGATCCGCCAGCTCCGTCGTGCTCCACCCCCTGACCTCGCGTTCCATAGCCACCCGCGCCGCGATGTTGCCCTCGCTGTACAGCAGTGGCACATCGCCACCGCCTAGCCGCCCGTCACTCATGCCGTCCTCCCTCGTCGCCGCCACCAGGTCGCTTTTCAAATTGAATCATACACTTCCCCATTTGACTCGTCACCCTCCGTCGGGTACAACTATACGTAATGACTTACCGTCTATCCAAATAGGAAAACGACTTGGAACGCTTCTTCACCACCGCCGAGGTCGCCGAGCGCTACCGCACGTCCGAGAGCACGGTCCGGTACTGGCGCCAGATCGGTAAGGGCCCGCGCGGGGTCAAGATCGGCAAGAGGGTGCTGTACAGCGCCACAGAGCTGCAGCGCTATGAGGAGGCACTGGCCCAGGGCCTGGACGAGTGGGGGATGGCCGTATGACGCGAGCCCATCCCAGAAATGACGACGGCCCTCGGTGCGCCAACACCAAAGACCGTCTGAAGTCCCACGAGATCGCCCGCTTGAACGACCAGCCTGAGTGGTGCGGGGCCTTGCCCGCCTCGCAACCGCCGGTGAGGACTTGCCGTGCACCATCGTAGTGCCCCGCCCGCTCACGCGTCACCCGAGTCGCCCGAGCACGGTGACGCGCAGGGGAACATGCCTCGCGACGCGGCCGCCGAGCGCGCCGTCCTCGGTACGTGCATGCACCGCCCCGAGGAGATCGACGAGGTCCGCCTGGTGCTGGACGGGGCCGACTTCTACGAGCCACGGCACGAGACGGTCTGGGCTGCCCTGCTACAGCTTCGGCGTGACAAGGCACCCACCAGCCCGGTCTCGGTCACCGACCTGCTGCGCCAGCAGGGCGACCTGAAGCGCGTCGGCGGGGCGGTCTACCTGCACGGCCTCGCCGATGGGTACGAGCCCGGCCGGGCCGCGTACTACGCCGAGATCGTGCGCCGCCTGGCCGGGCTGCGAGCGGTCCAGGCCGCCGCGCTGCAGGCCGTCCAGCAGGCCAGCGACCCAGGTGCCGACCCTGACCAGGTCCTCACCACAGTAGAGGACTTGGTTCGCGCCCAGCGCGAGCGTTCCTGCACCACGGGCAGCTCGCGCCTGGACCGGTACATGAGCGACGGGTGGGACTTCGTCGACGAGATCGGTGCGCCGGCGGACCCGCTATGGGGTACTCAGGAGCAAACCGCCTGGGCCAAGGGCGAGAGTCTGATGATCGTCGGTCCTCCGGGCGTCGGCAAGACCACGCTCGCCCACCAGGTCATCCTCGCCCGCCTCGGCGTGTACCAGGCAGTCCTGGACCTGCCGGTGACCGAAGGCGAGCGCGTGCTGTACCTCGCCCTGGACAGGCCACCGCAGATCGCCCGCGCCCTGCGCCGTCACCTCAACCCGAAGGACGAGCCGACCCTTCGTGACCGGCTGCGCGTGTGGTCCGGTCCGCTGCCCACCACCCTCGACAAGGAGCCCCACCTACTCGCCGAACTCGCCGCCCACCACAAGGCGGACACCGTCGTGATCGACAGCCTCAAGGACGCGGTCAGCCGCCTGACCGAGGACGAGGCCGCCATCGCGTACAACAACGCCCGCCAGCACGCGCTGCGCGAGGGCGCCGAGGTCCTGGAGCTGCACCACCAGCGCAAGTCCACCGCCGAGGCACCACGCGACCAGCGCCCCGTCCTGGACCGCGTGTACGGCTCGACCTGGTTCGTCGGCGGCGCGGGCAGCGTGCTGTTCATAGCCGGCGAAGCCGGTGACCCGGCGGTCAAGATCCACCATCTCAAGACCCCGACCGGCGAGATCGGCCCGCTGCCCGTGATCCACAACCACGTGCGCGGTACCTCCCACGTCGAGCAGGCCCTCGACCCACTCGCCCTCGTGCGGGCATCGCCCGAGGGGCTGACCCCACGCGAGCTGGCCTCGCATCTGACCGAGGAGTCCAAGCCCAGCCGCGCGGACGTGGAGAAGGCCCGGCGCAAGCTGGACCAGCTCGCCCAGGCTGGACATGTAGAGAAGGCCCAGGGCAGCGCCGGCGGAGCCGGTGGCGGTAGCCAGGCCCGCTACCGCGCCCGCCGCCTGGTCGCCGTGTCCTGACCGTCACCACCACCGGCCCGACCGCAGGCATCGTCCGCCTGCGGTCTCGCCCTCTTCCCGTGACGACTTCCGGTGGTGATCGCGACTTCCGGTCACCGCCAAGGCTTCCGGTCAACCGGCGGAGGTCAGCCGGATTCCCTCCTGATCAACGGTGACAGGGTCCGCTTTCCGCCCTCTGCCAAACCGAACCGAGCGTTCACGGGAGCGTTCACGCGGCCCGTGCAGCTGACACCCCTCACGGAGCGATCACGCCGTTCACGATCCACACGAAACCACAGGTCAAGCGATCACGGCAGCGTGCACGCCGTTCACGCGCCAGGCCGTTCACGCGCGGGCCCTCTCTTAGAAGGGGGCCCGCGTGAACGCCCCCTCCGTGAACGCTCGAAGCACAGCCATCCCCACCCCCTCAAAACCACCACTCGAAGCCCGACATGTACGACCCCGTCGACATCACCAACGCCACACGGCACGATGAACCTCAGCCCGTCGATCGCCCTCGGCGCCGCTGGCAACTGTTCAGCCGGCCCAACCACACAGCAGCAAGCTGGAGCGTTCGAGCCCCTAACGGGGCTTCGTCCGCGCTTGCCCCCGCCCCTGGGATGGCGGAGGAGGAGGCCGGGCGCCAGCGGGCGCCCGAGCCGGGGGAGGCGACGACCGAGCCCAACACCGCGTCCGTCGCCGACGCCCCCGCCACGAGCGACGAGCTGCCCGCCGACACCGCTGCT contains:
- a CDS encoding trans-aconitate 2-methyltransferase, producing MTTSTGTDWAAWQESWDRQQEWYMPDREQRFEIMLDMVEALVGTAPRVLDLACGTGSITDRLLHRFPQATSTGVDLDPALLTIARGTFEGDDRVSFVTADLKDPDWRARLSYDSYDCVLTATALHWLHSEPLAALYGQVAELVRDGGVFMNADHMIDDSTPRINAAERAQRHARMDQASRDGALDWAEWWQVAAEDPVLAEPTARRFEIYGEHADGDMPSAAWHARVLREKGFGEARPVWCSPSDTLLLAVK
- a CDS encoding ABATE domain-containing protein, giving the protein MELAYYSDYAVRLVNSEEPARGKDSLTSVEAVRDLFGANSSAARRATDADVTRFRSVRGRLRAVFEAADTADETLAVDLLNSLLLEFPVSPQISGHDFRDEDGRPLWHMHLADHPSNATAGYAAIAAMGLAFHLTEYGVDRLGLCEAAPCRNAYLDTSTNRSRRYCSDRCATRANVAAYRARKRLEADRSGNSGLAAESAQHTSASGER
- the sodX gene encoding nickel-type superoxide dismutase maturation protease codes for the protein MPELSQETERGRAVAPFGVAEVTGPSMVPTLRHGDRLLVRYGASVRPGDVVVLRHPFQQDLLVVKRAVERRDGGWWVLGDNPYAGGDSTDYGVVPDELMLGKARFRFRPLPAGQRSPLALVCWALSAARPLLPDRSASRRLRAR
- the sodN gene encoding superoxide dismutase, Ni gives rise to the protein MLSRLFAPKVKVSAHCDLPCGVYDPAQARIEAESVKAVQEKMAGNDDPHFQARATVIKEQRAELAKHHVSVLWSDYFKPPHFEKYPELHQLVNDTLKALSAAKASTDPATGQKALDYIAQIDKIFWETKKA
- a CDS encoding site-specific integrase, producing the protein MANIQKRPNGKWRGRYRDLDGKEHARHFDRKIDAQRWLDEVTTSMVTGLYVDPRAGKISFQKYAEKWEESLIVSEAAERITDNALRLHLVPALGSRAMAAIRRNDIQVLFKALSELLGPGSVRNVYDVLVRVMTAAVEDKVIPASPCRRITLPPVPDEEVTPPTVAQVEAMARVMPPYIRAAIVTLAGSGLRIGELLGLKVSDVDFKAGAIRVERQRLQSGKIGPPKTAKSRRTVPVGEVVTDALLEHLAARSSKEWLFTMEEGEPLNYRRWKTEWNCARRALQAAENEAAEREGRKPVELSHMVTHDLRHFFASALIAGGASVKQVQLVLGHASAVITLRIYAHLWPGEEDRTRSVMDAVLGGLRTGCGQVDTAIKETAGQKA
- a CDS encoding helix-turn-helix transcriptional regulator is translated as MSDGRLGGGDVPLLYSEGNIAARVAMEREVRGWSTTELADRVTKAGVRMNQTAVWRIENGNPRRRINVDEALGFARVFELPLEELMSPPLEGIDLEGRRLVQEAVEAFYESRDAQDRLHRAVVATAEYIEAHPDGSRAIHEQCLRLMGEERDARALTEYIEGGGYYHQ
- a CDS encoding helix-turn-helix domain-containing protein; its protein translation is MERFFTTAEVAERYRTSESTVRYWRQIGKGPRGVKIGKRVLYSATELQRYEEALAQGLDEWGMAV
- a CDS encoding DnaB-like helicase N-terminal domain-containing protein; the encoded protein is MPRDAAAERAVLGTCMHRPEEIDEVRLVLDGADFYEPRHETVWAALLQLRRDKAPTSPVSVTDLLRQQGDLKRVGGAVYLHGLADGYEPGRAAYYAEIVRRLAGLRAVQAAALQAVQQASDPGADPDQVLTTVEDLVRAQRERSCTTGSSRLDRYMSDGWDFVDEIGAPADPLWGTQEQTAWAKGESLMIVGPPGVGKTTLAHQVILARLGVYQAVLDLPVTEGERVLYLALDRPPQIARALRRHLNPKDEPTLRDRLRVWSGPLPTTLDKEPHLLAELAAHHKADTVVIDSLKDAVSRLTEDEAAIAYNNARQHALREGAEVLELHHQRKSTAEAPRDQRPVLDRVYGSTWFVGGAGSVLFIAGEAGDPAVKIHHLKTPTGEIGPLPVIHNHVRGTSHVEQALDPLALVRASPEGLTPRELASHLTEESKPSRADVEKARRKLDQLAQAGHVEKAQGSAGGAGGGSQARYRARRLVAVS